From the genome of Papaver somniferum cultivar HN1 chromosome 2, ASM357369v1, whole genome shotgun sequence, one region includes:
- the LOC113349067 gene encoding coiled-coil domain-containing protein 9-like, translating to MATLCLSSSSLSPLSSASTRTATAPRMAAASTSSSSSSNFNLCEHLSSGYRLGSIVSHRLQPLKSHRRKLQVVCMAPDEEKMTRRSPLDFPIEWERPRPGRRPDIFPQFSPMKTPLPPPLPADPPEEDEEEEEKKEEEEGEEGEENGEEEPEKQSRMQHFMKDWWP from the exons ATGGCGACGCTGTGCCTctcatcatcttcattatcacCTCTTTCTTCAGCTTCCACACGAACGGCGACTGCGCCAAGAATGGCGGCTGCATCAacttcatcgtcatcatcaagtaATTTTAATCTTTGCGAACATCTATCAAGTGGTTATAGATTGGGTTCGATAGTTTCACACAGACTACAGCCATTGAAATCTCATAGAAGGaaattacaagttgtatgtatggCTCCTGATGAAGAGAAGATGACTCGGAGATCTCCTCTTGATTTTCCAATT GAATGGGAAAGGCCTAGACCTGGACGAAGACCGGATATCTTTCCACAGTTCAGCCCGATGAAAACACCTTTGCCACCACCATTGCCAGCAGATCCTccagaagaagatgaggaagaagaagaaaagaaggaggaagaagaaggtgaagaaggtgaagaaaatGGGGAGGAAGAACCTGAAAAGCAATCAAGGATGCAGCATTTTATGAAGGATTGGTGGCCTTGA